A genomic region of Kribbella sp. NBC_00382 contains the following coding sequences:
- a CDS encoding response regulator transcription factor, which translates to MARVLLVEDDDAIRTSLSKSLTAAGHAVTALASGAEGVAAVAREKPDVMLLDLGLPDLDGRDVLAMVRAVSDVPVIVATARDDDASVVRLLDAGADDYVIKPFSSAQIDARIRAVLRRGGPDQPGESMLSLGALSIDPASREVTVDGQPVDLTRKEFDLLLALSRRAGTVVTKRELLAEVWGLPWGGGDRTVDVHLSWLRRKLGETAAEPRFVHSVRGVGVKLAPPEAG; encoded by the coding sequence ATGGCAAGGGTTCTGCTGGTTGAGGATGACGACGCGATCCGGACGTCGCTGAGCAAGTCGCTCACGGCGGCCGGGCATGCCGTCACCGCGCTCGCCAGCGGGGCCGAAGGGGTCGCGGCCGTCGCTCGGGAGAAGCCCGACGTGATGTTGCTCGATCTCGGGCTGCCGGATCTCGACGGGCGGGACGTGCTCGCGATGGTCCGCGCGGTCAGCGACGTACCGGTGATCGTCGCGACCGCCCGTGACGACGACGCGAGCGTGGTGCGGCTGCTCGACGCGGGCGCCGACGACTACGTGATCAAGCCGTTCAGCTCGGCCCAGATCGACGCGCGGATCCGGGCCGTACTCCGCCGAGGCGGCCCCGACCAGCCGGGCGAATCGATGCTCAGCCTCGGCGCGCTCTCCATCGACCCGGCCAGCCGCGAAGTGACCGTCGATGGCCAGCCTGTCGACCTGACCCGCAAGGAGTTCGACCTCCTGCTCGCCCTGTCGCGCCGGGCGGGGACGGTCGTGACCAAGCGCGAGTTGCTGGCCGAGGTCTGGGGCCTGCCGTGGGGTGGCGGCGACCGTACCGTCGACGTCCACCTCTCCTGGCTGCGCCGCAAGCTCGGTGAGACCGCCGCCGAGCCGCGCTTCGTGCACAGCGTCCGCGGCGTCGGCGTGAAGCTCGCGCCTCCGGAAGCGGGCTGA
- a CDS encoding HAMP domain-containing sensor histidine kinase — translation MRRRILLLSVGMTTLVVLAFAIPLTLLMRNAAADESLKAARYQAENVAYYVGDKDHTAADIQAYIDEVKKNSAGRISVRLPNGTTLGDPPPGGVADPKPVPGDDDDDDKHGPPKLSTASFRAIGGGKATDISVGTPEGPAAVCLYLTAEELYDGLLTRILILLGGSLLVLLLSVIGAELVSRRLARPLEETARTAERLAKGDVDARAPTNGPAEVAKVGAALNGLADRIDEVIAVEREAVADLSHRLRTPLTALRLQVEALPDRERAEELNTQVNSLERTLTAVISAARRPQREGRVPHCDAVEVTRARAAFWAPLFEDQGRDLVLDLVQPPAMVRASADDLSAALDALVENVVAHTLDGTPARIILTRQAVGSSTGVLIVVADEGPGIPLGAGERGRSDRGSTGLGLDIARRCAEAAGGRLTIHPNLPRGSSVHLTLASP, via the coding sequence ATGCGCCGCCGGATCCTGCTGCTCTCGGTCGGGATGACGACCCTGGTCGTGCTCGCCTTCGCGATCCCGCTCACGCTCCTGATGCGCAACGCCGCCGCCGACGAATCGCTCAAGGCCGCTCGCTACCAGGCCGAGAACGTCGCGTACTACGTCGGCGACAAGGACCACACTGCCGCCGACATCCAGGCCTACATCGACGAGGTCAAGAAGAACAGCGCCGGCCGTATCTCCGTCCGTCTCCCCAACGGCACCACCCTCGGCGACCCGCCGCCCGGTGGTGTTGCCGACCCCAAACCGGTACCAGGCGACGACGATGACGACGACAAGCACGGCCCGCCGAAGCTCTCGACGGCCTCCTTCCGCGCCATCGGCGGCGGCAAAGCGACAGACATCAGCGTCGGTACTCCGGAAGGCCCCGCCGCCGTCTGCCTGTACCTGACCGCCGAGGAGCTGTACGACGGCCTGCTGACCCGCATCCTCATCCTGCTCGGCGGTAGCCTCCTCGTCCTCCTCCTGAGCGTCATCGGCGCCGAACTCGTCTCCCGCCGCCTGGCCCGCCCTCTCGAAGAAACCGCCCGTACTGCGGAACGCCTCGCCAAGGGCGACGTGGATGCACGAGCCCCTACCAACGGCCCGGCCGAGGTGGCCAAGGTCGGTGCCGCCCTCAACGGTCTCGCCGACCGCATCGACGAGGTCATCGCCGTCGAACGCGAAGCCGTCGCCGACCTCTCCCACCGCCTGCGTACTCCGCTGACCGCACTCCGCCTGCAGGTCGAGGCACTGCCGGACCGCGAGCGGGCCGAGGAGCTCAACACTCAGGTCAACAGCCTGGAGCGCACCCTCACCGCAGTCATCAGCGCGGCCCGCCGCCCGCAACGCGAGGGCCGGGTCCCACACTGCGACGCAGTAGAGGTGACCCGAGCCCGCGCCGCCTTCTGGGCGCCGTTGTTCGAGGACCAGGGACGGGACCTGGTACTAGACCTAGTGCAGCCGCCTGCCATGGTTCGAGCCTCAGCCGATGACCTGTCCGCGGCACTCGACGCCCTGGTGGAGAACGTCGTCGCCCACACGCTTGACGGCACCCCTGCGCGGATCATCCTTACCCGGCAGGCTGTCGGCAGCAGTACCGGAGTACTGATCGTCGTAGCCGACGAAGGCCCGGGGATCCCTTTAGGAGCAGGGGAACGCGGCCGTAGCGACCGCGGGTCCACCGGCCTAGGCCTTGACATAGCCCGGCGCTGCGCCGAGGCCGCTGGTGGACGGCTCACCATCCACCCGAACCTCCCGCGCGGCTCCTCCGTCCACCTCACGCTCGCGTCGCCGTGA
- a CDS encoding DUF6790 family protein: MSTPTYVVQSAVPMLWLLIAVVGATIRTRHSPSAAAKLETWQRWWAVAALGCGSLWMTISFLTIPDVMATAIGFNRSPFLFEIAFANLGLAVMAFRAASPSASARERITIGLGAGMFLWGAVIGHLYQWFANGDHAPGNTGGVLVYDLLIPAVMIILAVVSRRREREVDGGAAREVRVDGEPSTSGLGAAPGYVKA; the protein is encoded by the coding sequence ATGAGTACACCTACTTATGTCGTCCAGTCCGCCGTTCCGATGCTCTGGCTGCTGATCGCCGTCGTGGGCGCGACGATCCGCACCCGCCACAGTCCGTCCGCCGCAGCGAAGCTGGAGACCTGGCAACGCTGGTGGGCGGTCGCCGCCCTCGGCTGCGGCAGCCTGTGGATGACGATCTCGTTCCTCACGATCCCGGACGTGATGGCGACCGCGATCGGGTTCAACCGGTCGCCGTTCCTGTTCGAGATCGCCTTCGCCAACCTCGGCCTCGCGGTCATGGCCTTCCGAGCCGCCTCGCCTTCAGCTTCGGCGAGAGAGCGCATCACCATCGGCCTCGGCGCCGGGATGTTCCTCTGGGGCGCAGTGATCGGCCACCTGTACCAATGGTTCGCCAACGGCGACCACGCCCCCGGCAACACCGGCGGAGTCCTGGTCTACGACCTGCTGATCCCCGCGGTCATGATCATCCTCGCGGTCGTCTCACGGCGACGCGAGCGTGAGGTGGACGGAGGAGCCGCGCGGGAGGTTCGGGTGGATGGTGAGCCGTCCACCAGCGGCCTCGGCGCAGCGCCGGGCTATGTCAAGGCCTAG
- a CDS encoding HNH endonuclease family protein, giving the protein MTPALRPVVLLVSLLLLSTACTAIEPEPTGTATGSIRAELAKVKIVASRPKVKGYDRDCGKSGACSFGQAWSDAHAGPGGHDGCDTRNNVLAKQLTDVSFKAGAKHCVVMSGQLLDPYTGRLINFRKAAAGKVQIDHIYPLARAWDLGASTWPAQRRVDFANDQTDNLLAVDGATNASKSDQGPGEWLPLNKSFRCKYVARYLHVAAKYKLPITRDDQLAAQTLAPTCTS; this is encoded by the coding sequence ATGACGCCTGCCCTCCGCCCTGTCGTCCTGCTCGTTTCCCTGCTCCTCCTCAGCACCGCCTGTACTGCGATAGAGCCAGAACCCACCGGTACTGCGACCGGCTCGATCCGGGCCGAACTCGCGAAGGTGAAGATCGTCGCGAGCCGTCCGAAGGTGAAGGGCTACGACCGCGACTGCGGCAAGTCCGGCGCCTGCTCGTTCGGTCAGGCGTGGTCCGATGCCCACGCCGGACCGGGCGGGCATGACGGCTGCGACACCCGCAACAACGTGCTCGCCAAGCAACTGACCGACGTGAGCTTCAAGGCCGGCGCGAAGCATTGCGTGGTGATGTCCGGCCAACTCCTGGATCCGTACACCGGCCGGCTGATCAACTTCCGCAAAGCGGCAGCCGGCAAGGTCCAGATCGACCACATCTACCCGCTGGCCAGAGCCTGGGACCTCGGCGCCTCGACCTGGCCGGCGCAACGCAGGGTGGACTTCGCGAACGACCAGACCGACAACCTGCTCGCCGTCGACGGCGCCACGAACGCCAGCAAGTCCGACCAGGGGCCAGGTGAATGGCTGCCACTCAACAAGTCGTTCCGCTGCAAGTACGTGGCCCGCTACCTGCACGTCGCCGCGAAGTACAAGCTGCCCATCACTCGCGACGACCAGCTGGCCGCACAGACCCTCGCGCCCACCTGCACAAGCTGA
- a CDS encoding TetR family transcriptional regulator yields the protein MAWDTEGTRRRLKEAATAEFAEYGRDGTTMTRIAARAGINKERLYSYYGDKFALWETVLTDELDQLASAVALTGAGLDDVGEFAGATYDYHAAHPELGRLLQWEGLTRGPAADTERRSAHYREKVQRFAQAQRAGVLDPELDAAHLVFALIALAAWWQTVPQLAELITGVGGDDLDERARRRAFVVDAARRLATAR from the coding sequence ATGGCCTGGGACACCGAAGGAACGCGCCGCCGGCTGAAGGAGGCCGCGACGGCCGAATTCGCCGAGTACGGGCGCGACGGCACGACGATGACCCGGATCGCCGCGCGGGCCGGCATCAACAAGGAGCGGCTCTACAGCTACTACGGCGACAAGTTCGCGCTGTGGGAGACAGTGCTCACCGATGAGCTGGATCAGCTGGCCAGCGCGGTGGCCCTGACCGGGGCGGGGCTCGACGACGTGGGCGAGTTCGCGGGCGCAACGTACGACTACCACGCGGCGCACCCCGAGCTCGGGCGGCTACTGCAGTGGGAGGGCCTCACGCGAGGACCGGCCGCGGACACCGAGCGGCGGTCGGCGCACTACCGCGAGAAGGTCCAGCGATTCGCTCAGGCACAGCGTGCCGGCGTACTCGATCCTGAGCTTGATGCGGCCCACCTGGTGTTCGCTCTGATCGCACTCGCGGCCTGGTGGCAGACCGTCCCCCAGCTGGCCGAGCTGATCACCGGCGTCGGCGGGGACGACCTCGACGAACGCGCCCGCCGCCGGGCCTTCGTCGTCGACGCCGCCCGCCGCCTCGCCACCGCTCGCTGA
- a CDS encoding SDR family NAD(P)-dependent oxidoreductase yields the protein MEEHGSASVAAGPASGAGLALVTGANNGIGKEIARQLLSCGFTVYVGARDAERGQAAVGELGPGARLLVLDVTDPRSVEAAAAQVPALDVIVNNAGVSDLGQTPVETEVDTLRRVYETNVFGVVTVTNAFLPVLRRSARPRIVNVSSGTGSLGWSTGPNPQFDHRVGGAGAAYRSSKTALNALTVYYAQTLAEDGFKVNALAPGLRATNLNARAAESGGDPAEAAAGAVRLALLPNDGPTAGFFSWDGTAAPW from the coding sequence ATGGAAGAACACGGTTCCGCTAGCGTGGCGGCCGGTCCGGCTAGCGGTGCCGGGCTGGCGCTGGTCACGGGTGCCAACAACGGCATCGGCAAGGAGATCGCCCGGCAATTGCTGAGCTGCGGTTTCACCGTCTACGTCGGCGCCCGAGACGCCGAACGCGGCCAGGCGGCCGTTGGCGAACTCGGCCCGGGCGCTCGCCTTCTGGTGCTCGACGTGACCGATCCGCGGTCTGTCGAGGCAGCCGCGGCGCAGGTCCCCGCGCTGGACGTCATCGTCAACAACGCGGGCGTCAGCGATCTGGGTCAGACCCCGGTGGAGACCGAGGTCGACACCCTTCGCCGGGTCTACGAGACCAATGTCTTCGGCGTGGTCACCGTCACCAACGCGTTCCTCCCGGTCCTGCGGCGCTCGGCCCGTCCGCGCATCGTCAACGTCTCCAGTGGCACCGGCTCGCTCGGCTGGAGCACTGGGCCGAACCCGCAGTTCGACCACCGGGTCGGCGGAGCCGGCGCCGCGTACCGCTCATCGAAGACCGCGCTCAACGCACTCACCGTGTACTACGCGCAGACGCTCGCCGAGGACGGTTTCAAGGTCAATGCGCTGGCTCCCGGCCTCCGCGCCACCAACCTCAACGCCCGCGCGGCCGAGTCCGGCGGCGACCCAGCAGAAGCAGCAGCCGGCGCAGTCCGTCTTGCCCTCCTCCCGAACGACGGCCCGACGGCGGGCTTCTTCTCCTGGGACGGCACGGCAGCGCCTTGGTAG
- a CDS encoding NADP-dependent oxidoreductase yields MRAIGLTEFGGPEVLRVIELPDPVPATGEVRIRVHSAAVNPTDAMLRAGISRSWLGSRSAPYVPGMDAAGVVDAIGPGTDTSLRPGDPVIAIVQAHSRQGAYAELVVVPAASVVPIPSGAGFPAASTLLMNALTARIALDRLALPAGRTVAVTGAPGAFGGYAVQLAKSDGLRVLADASPADTELVTSLGADEVVLRGDDIAGRFRALVPDGVDAVLDGAVMKELVLPAIRDGGGLAVVRGWDRPVERGIQVQPVLVTDSATDHDRLLRLRDQATNGELTLRVADVVPAGQAAEAHRRLAKGGVRGRLVLDLTAF; encoded by the coding sequence ATGCGAGCGATCGGTCTGACCGAGTTCGGTGGTCCCGAGGTGCTGCGGGTGATCGAGCTCCCCGATCCGGTGCCGGCCACCGGTGAGGTACGTATTCGCGTTCATTCGGCGGCAGTCAATCCGACCGACGCCATGTTGCGGGCTGGGATTTCGCGTTCCTGGTTGGGTAGTCGTTCGGCTCCCTATGTACCGGGGATGGACGCGGCTGGGGTCGTCGACGCGATCGGTCCAGGCACTGACACGTCACTTCGGCCAGGGGATCCGGTGATCGCGATCGTCCAGGCCCATAGTCGGCAAGGCGCCTATGCGGAGCTCGTCGTGGTGCCTGCGGCATCGGTGGTACCGATCCCGTCCGGTGCGGGCTTTCCGGCCGCGTCGACGCTGCTGATGAATGCCTTGACGGCCCGTATCGCGCTGGACCGCCTGGCCTTGCCGGCTGGTCGTACTGTCGCGGTGACCGGAGCACCTGGGGCTTTCGGTGGGTATGCGGTGCAGTTGGCCAAGAGCGATGGATTGCGGGTTCTGGCCGACGCCTCGCCGGCTGACACGGAGTTGGTGACGTCGCTGGGCGCCGATGAGGTGGTTCTGCGCGGTGATGACATCGCCGGCCGGTTCCGTGCGCTCGTGCCGGATGGAGTGGATGCGGTCCTCGACGGCGCGGTGATGAAGGAGTTGGTACTGCCCGCCATCCGCGACGGCGGCGGGCTGGCCGTCGTCCGAGGCTGGGATCGCCCGGTGGAACGGGGCATTCAGGTGCAGCCGGTCCTGGTCACCGACTCGGCCACCGATCACGATCGCCTGCTCAGGTTGCGGGATCAGGCGACCAACGGCGAGTTGACGTTGCGCGTAGCGGACGTAGTACCGGCCGGGCAGGCTGCCGAGGCGCATCGACGACTGGCCAAGGGTGGAGTGCGCGGCCGCCTCGTGCTGGACCTCACCGCCTTCTGA
- a CDS encoding DUF1345 domain-containing protein has translation MARVRVDGAVRVLLAMAGVVLLVVLWVASVPPKVTVLTLVAWDALALLFVARQVHAMRRGRTATEQPSDWLLPARWMRFRFGAVVLASAAGLSSGLLIVTVDSIEAELEDSFASLSAIRALAAVAVVLAWLILHSGYSMHYANLYFERVGGIRFPGVETPNFLDFAYFAFTIGATFATSDVEITDRRIRHAVLWHSVLAFFYNAAVIGIAIGAFTGKT, from the coding sequence GTGGCCAGAGTGCGGGTGGACGGAGCTGTCCGGGTGCTGCTCGCGATGGCGGGTGTAGTGCTGCTGGTGGTGCTGTGGGTTGCCTCGGTACCGCCCAAGGTGACCGTGCTGACACTGGTCGCCTGGGACGCACTCGCGCTCCTCTTCGTGGCCCGCCAGGTCCACGCGATGCGCCGCGGCCGAACCGCGACCGAGCAGCCGTCCGACTGGCTGCTGCCCGCGCGGTGGATGCGCTTCAGGTTCGGCGCGGTCGTACTGGCCAGCGCTGCCGGCCTGTCGAGTGGTCTGCTGATCGTGACCGTCGACTCGATCGAGGCCGAACTGGAAGACAGCTTCGCCAGTTTGTCGGCGATCAGGGCCCTCGCCGCGGTGGCGGTCGTACTGGCCTGGCTGATCCTGCACAGCGGCTACTCGATGCACTACGCGAACCTGTACTTCGAACGCGTCGGCGGCATCCGGTTCCCCGGCGTCGAGACGCCGAACTTCCTCGACTTCGCGTACTTCGCCTTCACCATCGGCGCGACCTTCGCCACCTCCGACGTCGAGATCACCGACCGCCGCATCCGGCACGCCGTCCTGTGGCACTCGGTGCTGGCCTTCTTCTACAACGCCGCCGTCATCGGCATCGCAATCGGCGCCTTCACCGGCAAGACCTGA
- a CDS encoding YciI family protein yields the protein MSKYMLIMRGTDESNAAVIEGFEELAASTYRYIEELVKAGVFVEAAGLDDAGQSVVVDFSGETPVVTDGPYGETKELFGGYFLLDVASKAEAVEWARRVPAVTGSKIEVRRVAGDDERPSDGAAGTES from the coding sequence ATGTCGAAGTACATGCTGATCATGCGGGGCACGGACGAGTCGAACGCGGCCGTGATCGAGGGATTCGAGGAGTTGGCGGCTTCGACGTACCGGTACATCGAGGAGCTGGTGAAGGCCGGGGTGTTCGTCGAGGCGGCCGGGCTGGACGACGCCGGGCAGAGCGTCGTGGTCGACTTCAGCGGCGAGACGCCGGTGGTCACGGACGGGCCGTACGGGGAGACGAAGGAGCTGTTCGGGGGCTACTTCCTGCTCGATGTCGCGTCGAAGGCGGAGGCGGTCGAGTGGGCCAGGCGGGTCCCGGCGGTGACCGGATCCAAAATCGAGGTACGCCGGGTTGCCGGGGACGACGAGCGGCCTTCCGACGGTGCCGCCGGGACCGAGAGCTGA
- a CDS encoding RNA polymerase sigma factor — translation MGPAEVEAVWRIESARIVASLTRFTGDFALAEDAAQEAVAEALVSWPTNPPDSPAGWLMATARRRAIDAIRRRAALKDRHALLAIDAEFGAVLDEDVDPDRIDDDILALMFVSCHPVLSPEARVALTLRVVAGLTTEQIARAFLVPVPTVQARITRAKKTIAAAGVPFELPAANERRERLGGVLSVVYVIFTEGSTATSGDRLLRRDVAYEAIRLARTLAALLPDEPEVHGLLALCELTASRFPARTAPDGSPILLEDQDRQRWDFSAIRRGLAALVKASPRGLGPYGLQAAIAAAHATAPSVEATDWDQIVLLYEALGRVAPSPVVELNRAVAVAMASGPAQALAMVDELVALNRLPGSYLVPTVRGELLTRLGRVAEARAELELAARLCTNPQERSVLLHKAAALS, via the coding sequence ATGGGTCCGGCCGAGGTCGAGGCTGTCTGGCGGATCGAGTCGGCGCGGATCGTTGCCTCGCTGACCCGGTTCACCGGGGACTTCGCGCTGGCCGAGGACGCTGCCCAGGAGGCGGTCGCCGAGGCACTGGTGTCGTGGCCGACCAACCCACCGGACAGTCCGGCCGGCTGGCTGATGGCCACGGCCCGGCGGCGGGCCATCGACGCGATCCGCCGCCGGGCCGCGCTCAAGGATCGGCACGCTCTGCTGGCGATCGACGCGGAGTTCGGCGCGGTCCTCGACGAGGACGTCGACCCCGACCGGATCGACGACGACATCCTGGCGCTGATGTTCGTCAGCTGCCACCCGGTACTTTCCCCCGAGGCCCGGGTGGCGCTGACTCTGCGCGTGGTCGCCGGACTGACCACCGAGCAGATCGCCCGGGCGTTCCTGGTGCCGGTACCGACCGTGCAGGCTCGCATCACCCGGGCGAAGAAGACGATCGCGGCCGCCGGGGTGCCGTTCGAGCTGCCGGCGGCCAACGAGCGTCGCGAGCGGCTGGGCGGGGTGCTCAGCGTCGTCTACGTGATCTTCACCGAGGGGTCGACGGCCACGTCGGGCGATCGGCTGCTGCGTCGCGACGTCGCGTACGAGGCGATCCGGCTGGCCCGCACGCTGGCCGCATTGCTGCCGGACGAGCCGGAAGTGCACGGCCTGCTCGCCTTGTGCGAACTGACGGCCTCTCGCTTCCCGGCCCGGACCGCCCCCGACGGCTCGCCAATCCTGCTGGAGGACCAGGACCGGCAACGCTGGGACTTCTCGGCCATCCGCCGCGGCCTGGCCGCATTGGTCAAGGCATCCCCTCGCGGCCTCGGCCCGTACGGCCTCCAAGCCGCGATCGCCGCCGCCCACGCCACAGCACCCTCGGTCGAAGCAACCGACTGGGACCAGATAGTCCTCCTCTACGAGGCCTTAGGCCGAGTCGCCCCTTCACCCGTGGTCGAACTCAACCGAGCTGTCGCAGTAGCCATGGCGTCAGGCCCAGCACAGGCCTTGGCCATGGTGGACGAACTGGTCGCCCTGAACCGGCTCCCCGGCTCATACCTAGTCCCAACCGTCCGAGGCGAACTACTGACCCGCCTCGGACGCGTTGCAGAAGCGCGCGCCGAACTGGAACTAGCCGCCCGCCTCTGCACCAACCCCCAAGAACGCTCCGTACTACTCCACAAAGCAGCCGCCCTCAGCTGA
- a CDS encoding fasciclin domain-containing protein, with the protein MSRLPHLTRRVATCAAAIALVVTSVVVATPAEAHQPKLGSRSLAAVLASDGDTFDRNWNDYDILTQAVGAVLAAKPASPVSVLANGKVALTAFLPSDRAFQLLAADLTGHWYRSESQLFNALAGLLGIDTIEAVLLYHVIPGATITSRTALKSDGAHLTTALPGGKITVDVLSKRYRLIRLIDADHNDRDPLLNPRALDINKGNRQIAHGIFLVLRPLDI; encoded by the coding sequence ATGTCCAGACTTCCTCACTTGACCAGACGCGTTGCCACGTGCGCCGCGGCTATCGCCCTGGTAGTGACCTCCGTCGTGGTCGCCACGCCGGCCGAAGCCCATCAGCCCAAACTCGGCAGCCGAAGCCTCGCCGCTGTGCTGGCCTCCGACGGCGACACCTTCGACCGCAACTGGAACGACTACGACATCCTGACCCAAGCTGTCGGCGCGGTCCTCGCAGCCAAGCCGGCCAGCCCCGTGAGCGTCCTCGCGAACGGCAAGGTCGCGCTCACCGCGTTCCTCCCCAGCGACCGCGCGTTCCAGCTACTCGCTGCCGACCTGACGGGCCACTGGTACCGCTCAGAAAGCCAGCTCTTCAACGCATTGGCGGGGTTGCTCGGCATCGACACGATCGAGGCAGTGCTCCTTTACCACGTCATCCCGGGTGCGACGATCACCAGCCGCACCGCGCTCAAGTCCGACGGTGCGCACCTCACGACGGCGTTGCCAGGCGGCAAGATCACCGTCGATGTCCTCAGCAAGCGCTACCGCCTGATCCGCCTGATCGATGCCGACCACAACGACCGCGACCCGCTGCTCAACCCGCGGGCTCTGGACATCAACAAGGGCAACCGCCAGATCGCCCACGGCATTTTCCTGGTACTCCGCCCGCTCGACATCTGA
- a CDS encoding anti-sigma factor: protein MHLDEETLAQWALDDVAPDPAAAEHLLTCQTCQEKLAELRELVDLSHDLPHLEAPPPEVWERITTELGRTSQPAVRAGRRTVLLAASIAAILGLGLGVAGTKLLDRQDDDAASQAVIKLDPLQGKSGDGTADLVRVGTGAELRVSTTGLPSPSGFYEVWLINQDGKRMVSLGVLDPRTDGTYLIPPDLTAQGYRIVDVSLEPNDGNPEHSHDSIIRGTLPA, encoded by the coding sequence ATGCATCTTGACGAGGAGACCCTGGCGCAGTGGGCGCTGGACGACGTCGCACCAGATCCGGCTGCCGCCGAGCACCTCCTGACCTGCCAGACCTGCCAGGAGAAGCTGGCCGAGCTTCGCGAACTGGTCGATCTGAGCCACGACCTCCCCCACCTCGAGGCCCCACCGCCGGAAGTCTGGGAACGCATCACGACCGAACTCGGTCGCACCAGCCAGCCCGCAGTACGGGCCGGCAGACGGACTGTCCTTCTGGCTGCAAGCATCGCCGCGATCCTCGGACTCGGCCTGGGCGTCGCCGGAACCAAACTGCTCGACCGTCAGGACGACGATGCCGCCAGCCAGGCCGTCATCAAGCTCGATCCGCTGCAGGGTAAGTCCGGAGACGGCACCGCAGACCTCGTCCGCGTCGGTACGGGCGCCGAACTCCGGGTCTCCACCACAGGTCTGCCCTCACCTAGCGGGTTCTACGAGGTATGGCTGATCAACCAGGACGGCAAGCGAATGGTGTCTCTCGGCGTACTGGATCCCCGGACCGATGGCACGTACCTCATCCCACCGGACCTGACTGCGCAGGGCTATCGCATCGTCGATGTGTCACTGGAACCGAACGACGGCAACCCAGAGCACTCGCACGACAGCATCATCCGCGGCACGCTGCCAGCCTGA
- a CDS encoding sigma-70 family RNA polymerase sigma factor, protein MSTTEAGDPSAADIAKGFAEGRAESLSDAYRRWSGLVYTLALRALNDRGDAEEVTQQVFVSAWRGRASFDPNAGQLGSWLVGVARHRIADQLADRSRQRRNLQAVAPETPTASEEDLLVERVVLADEVNQLDEPRRTILKLAFYEDQTHSQIASRLDLPLGTVKSHVRRGLLHLRDRLKEVTGDAS, encoded by the coding sequence GTGAGCACCACCGAGGCAGGCGACCCCTCGGCGGCTGACATTGCGAAAGGATTCGCAGAAGGCCGCGCGGAGAGCCTGAGCGATGCCTACCGGCGCTGGTCCGGCTTGGTCTACACGTTGGCGCTGCGAGCGCTGAACGATCGCGGCGACGCCGAAGAGGTGACGCAGCAGGTCTTCGTGTCGGCCTGGCGCGGCCGGGCCAGCTTCGACCCGAACGCCGGTCAGCTGGGTTCCTGGCTGGTCGGCGTAGCGCGGCACCGGATCGCCGATCAGCTCGCCGACCGCAGCAGGCAACGCCGCAACCTCCAAGCGGTCGCCCCGGAGACGCCCACGGCGAGCGAGGAGGATCTGCTGGTCGAGCGGGTGGTCCTGGCCGATGAAGTGAACCAGCTGGACGAGCCACGCCGAACCATCCTTAAGCTCGCCTTCTACGAAGACCAGACACACTCGCAGATCGCGAGCCGGCTCGATCTGCCGTTGGGCACGGTCAAGAGCCATGTACGACGGGGACTGCTCCACCTGCGAGACCGGCTGAAGGAGGTGACTGGCGATGCATCTTGA
- a CDS encoding class F sortase, with product MPIQAVGVGADGQMALPAQPATIGWYRFGPSPGDPVGSAVLGGHIDSRQYGVGPLVRLRKVRPGDLVEITMPGNVLRYRVTAVRDIPKQKLAVDELFDRDGSPLLQIVTCGGPYDANAGGYRDNLVVTAVATS from the coding sequence ATGCCGATTCAAGCTGTCGGCGTGGGGGCCGACGGCCAGATGGCGTTGCCCGCCCAACCGGCGACGATCGGGTGGTACCGGTTCGGGCCGTCCCCCGGCGATCCGGTCGGATCGGCCGTACTCGGCGGGCACATCGACAGTCGCCAGTACGGCGTGGGCCCGTTGGTGCGGCTGCGCAAGGTACGGCCCGGCGACCTGGTCGAGATCACGATGCCCGGCAACGTCCTCCGGTACCGGGTTACTGCCGTCCGCGACATCCCGAAGCAGAAGCTGGCCGTCGACGAACTGTTCGACCGCGACGGATCGCCATTGCTGCAGATCGTCACCTGCGGTGGTCCGTATGACGCGAACGCCGGCGGTTACCGCGACAACCTGGTGGTCACAGCCGTTGCGACATCTTGA